The Sorangiineae bacterium MSr11367 genome window below encodes:
- a CDS encoding D-glycerate dehydrogenase: MRSDPRIFISGPLPGRAVEQVQEAGIVVLGKTGVGVRDEEFLAEGASFAAIMTLLTDRVDAALLERLPALRLVANVAVGTDNIDLAACAARNVVVTNTPGVLTEATADLAFGLLLAASRRIAEGDRMVRSGGFQGFRFDTLVGAPVHGSTLGIVGFGRIGQAMARRARGFGMHVLYTQRSRLNPNLEQALGATYVSMEELFAQSDIVSLHCPLTEETKNLVSAKLLSTMRPGSILINTARGACVDEAALAAALREGPLGAAGLDVFARESTTSVSIDTELLACKNVVFTPHIASADLATRVAMAETAAKNLVAFFQDGNPPNVVRY, from the coding sequence ATGAGATCCGACCCGCGCATTTTCATCAGCGGCCCCCTCCCCGGCCGCGCCGTCGAGCAGGTCCAAGAGGCTGGAATCGTCGTTTTGGGGAAGACAGGCGTCGGTGTGCGCGACGAAGAATTCCTCGCGGAAGGGGCCTCGTTCGCGGCCATCATGACGCTGCTGACGGATCGGGTCGACGCGGCCCTGCTCGAGCGCCTCCCCGCCCTGCGCCTCGTCGCCAATGTGGCCGTTGGAACGGACAATATCGACCTCGCCGCTTGCGCCGCACGCAACGTCGTGGTGACGAACACCCCGGGCGTGCTCACGGAGGCCACGGCCGATTTGGCCTTCGGGCTTTTGCTTGCCGCCTCGCGCCGCATTGCCGAGGGCGATCGCATGGTTCGTTCGGGCGGTTTTCAGGGGTTTCGCTTCGATACGTTGGTCGGCGCCCCGGTGCATGGCTCGACGTTGGGCATCGTGGGGTTCGGGCGGATCGGCCAGGCCATGGCCCGGCGCGCGCGCGGCTTCGGGATGCATGTACTCTACACGCAGAGGTCGCGCTTGAATCCGAACCTGGAGCAAGCGCTGGGCGCAACGTACGTGTCGATGGAGGAGCTGTTCGCGCAGTCCGACATCGTCTCCCTGCATTGCCCGCTCACCGAAGAGACGAAAAACCTGGTGTCCGCGAAGCTTCTTTCAACGATGCGGCCCGGATCCATTCTGATTAACACGGCACGGGGGGCCTGCGTCGACGAGGCGGCGCTGGCCGCGGCCCTGCGCGAGGGACCGCTGGGGGCGGCCGGGCTGGATGTGTTCGCCCGCGAGAGCACCACTTCTGTGTCGATCGACACAGAATTATTGGCCTGCAAAAACGTGGTGTTCACGCCCCACATCGCCAGCGCAGACCTCGCCACCCGCGTGGCCATGGCCGAAACGGCGGCGAAGAACCTGGTGGCGTTCTTCCAGGACGGAAATCCACCGAATGTGGTGCGCTACTGA
- a CDS encoding NADPH-dependent 2,4-dienoyl-CoA reductase, giving the protein MKYPRLLEPLDLGFTTIRNRVLMGSMHVGFEDRSARFDKLAAYFAARARGGVGIMVTGGFSPNREGWLYPFASKLSSPGEVAPHRAITLAVHAEGGKICLQLLHAGRYSYHPLSVSASAIKSPINPFKPRALSERGIRRQIDDFANAAALARDAGYDGVEIMGSEGYFINQFTCRRTNRRTDAWGGSVENRTRLPVEIVERVRKAVGRDFIVIYRLSMLDLVDGGNTWDEVVYQAKAIEKAGATIINTGIGWHEARVPTIVTSVPRAAFTFVTERLRKEVRIPVVATNRINRPEVAEELLARGACDMVSMARPLLADPEFVRKAASGREDEINTCIACNQACLDHTFSMKTASCLVNPRACRETERSFLPAVPARRSRRLAVVGAGPAGLAFSVEAARRGHAVTLFEAAPDIGGQFNMAKKIPGKEEFVETLRYFRRQLELSGVTVKLGTRATADELLGFDEVVLATGVTPRMPRIPNIEHPKVLSYVDVLLHEKPVGKTVAIVGAGGIGFDVATYLTHATHAHSSTLDAKRWLAEWGVDPEVHAPGGVEGVARQESPPTRKVYLLQRKKESLGKGLGRTSGWVHRAALKGKGVEMIPGVSYDKVDDAGLHITVRGAPRVLAVDNVVICAGQEPLRALKEQLEQRGVRVRVVGGADVAAELDAKRAILQATELAASA; this is encoded by the coding sequence GTGAAGTACCCGCGCCTTCTGGAACCTCTCGATCTGGGGTTCACCACCATCCGAAATCGCGTGCTCATGGGATCGATGCACGTCGGCTTCGAGGATCGGAGCGCGCGCTTCGATAAGTTGGCGGCGTACTTCGCGGCGAGGGCACGCGGTGGGGTCGGCATCATGGTGACGGGCGGCTTTTCGCCCAACCGCGAAGGGTGGCTTTACCCCTTCGCGTCCAAGCTCTCATCGCCTGGCGAGGTGGCGCCGCACCGGGCCATCACCCTGGCCGTGCACGCGGAGGGCGGGAAAATCTGCCTGCAGCTGCTCCACGCGGGCCGATACAGCTACCACCCGCTGTCGGTGTCGGCGAGCGCGATCAAGTCGCCGATCAACCCGTTCAAACCGCGGGCGCTGTCGGAGCGGGGCATCCGCCGCCAGATCGACGACTTTGCCAACGCGGCGGCGCTCGCGCGGGACGCCGGCTACGACGGCGTCGAGATCATGGGCTCGGAGGGCTACTTCATCAACCAGTTCACCTGCCGGCGCACCAACCGGCGCACGGACGCGTGGGGTGGCTCGGTGGAGAACCGCACGCGGTTGCCGGTGGAGATCGTCGAGCGGGTGCGCAAGGCCGTGGGGCGGGATTTCATCGTGATTTATCGGCTGTCGATGCTCGATCTGGTCGACGGCGGCAACACGTGGGACGAGGTCGTCTACCAAGCGAAGGCCATCGAGAAGGCAGGGGCCACGATCATCAATACGGGCATCGGCTGGCACGAGGCGCGGGTGCCGACGATTGTCACGTCGGTGCCGCGGGCGGCCTTCACGTTCGTGACCGAGCGGCTGCGCAAGGAGGTCCGGATCCCGGTGGTGGCGACGAACCGGATCAATCGGCCCGAGGTGGCCGAGGAGCTGCTCGCGCGCGGTGCCTGCGACATGGTGTCGATGGCGCGACCGCTGCTCGCCGATCCGGAGTTCGTGCGCAAGGCGGCGTCGGGGCGCGAGGACGAGATCAACACGTGCATCGCGTGCAACCAGGCGTGCCTCGATCACACCTTCAGCATGAAGACGGCCTCGTGCCTGGTGAATCCGCGGGCCTGCCGCGAGACGGAGCGCTCCTTCTTGCCAGCGGTGCCCGCGCGTCGTTCGCGGCGGCTGGCCGTGGTGGGCGCGGGACCGGCGGGGCTGGCCTTCTCGGTGGAGGCCGCGCGGCGAGGACATGCGGTGACGTTGTTCGAGGCGGCGCCGGACATCGGCGGCCAGTTCAACATGGCGAAGAAGATTCCCGGCAAGGAGGAGTTCGTCGAGACGCTGCGCTATTTTCGGCGGCAGCTGGAGTTGTCCGGCGTGACGGTGAAGCTGGGCACGCGCGCGACGGCGGACGAACTTTTGGGCTTCGACGAGGTGGTGCTGGCCACGGGCGTGACGCCGCGCATGCCGCGCATTCCGAACATCGAGCATCCCAAGGTGCTGTCGTATGTCGATGTTTTGCTGCACGAGAAGCCGGTCGGAAAGACTGTGGCCATCGTGGGTGCGGGCGGCATCGGCTTCGATGTGGCGACATACTTGACGCATGCCACGCACGCGCACTCGTCGACCTTGGATGCGAAGCGGTGGCTCGCCGAGTGGGGCGTGGATCCCGAGGTGCACGCGCCGGGCGGTGTCGAAGGTGTGGCGCGGCAGGAGTCTCCGCCGACACGCAAGGTGTACTTGCTCCAGCGAAAGAAGGAGTCGCTCGGCAAGGGGCTCGGCCGCACCAGCGGGTGGGTGCACCGTGCGGCGTTGAAGGGCAAGGGCGTCGAGATGATCCCCGGCGTGAGCTACGACAAGGTGGACGATGCGGGGCTGCACATCACGGTACGTGGCGCGCCTCGGGTGCTCGCCGTCGACAACGTGGTGATCTGCGCGGGGCAAGAGCCGCTGCGCGCGTTGAAGGAGCAACTGGAACAGCGCGGGGTTCGCGTGCGGGTGGTCGGCGGCGCCGACGTGGCCGCGGAGCTCGACGCGAAGCGGGCGATTCTGCAGGCGACGGAGCTGGCGGCTTCGGCGTAA
- a CDS encoding DinB family protein has translation MNTLALFRGLAANNAWSNLRLHRVCAQLSREEYEAARTSFFPSIPETLNHILTVDWYYVDALERGGKGRSLFADRMPFRGFPEVAGLAAAQRASDLRLVAFVDRLTEADLATKIELERVDHIQRETVADTLLHLSTHQIHHRGQVHAMLSGTSAKPPPLDEYFMSEELPLREAELRELGLPIR, from the coding sequence ATGAACACGCTGGCTCTGTTTCGTGGCCTTGCGGCCAACAATGCTTGGTCGAATCTCCGCTTGCACAGGGTCTGTGCGCAGCTGTCGCGGGAGGAGTACGAGGCGGCTCGGACGAGTTTCTTTCCGTCCATCCCGGAGACGTTGAACCACATTCTGACGGTGGACTGGTACTACGTCGACGCGTTGGAACGGGGCGGGAAGGGGCGCAGCCTCTTTGCCGACCGGATGCCGTTTCGCGGCTTTCCCGAGGTCGCCGGGCTCGCGGCGGCGCAGCGGGCGTCGGACCTGCGGCTCGTCGCCTTCGTCGACCGGCTCACCGAGGCGGATCTTGCCACGAAAATCGAGCTCGAGCGCGTCGATCACATCCAGCGTGAAACGGTGGCCGACACGTTGCTGCACCTGTCCACGCACCAGATCCATCACCGCGGCCAGGTGCACGCCATGCTCTCGGGAACGTCGGCGAAGCCGCCGCCACTCGATGAGTACTTCATGAGCGAAGAGCTCCCGCTCCGCGAGGCCGAGCTGCGCGAGCTCGGCCTGCCCATCCGTTAG
- a CDS encoding NAD(P)-binding domain-containing protein produces the protein MNIGIIGTGMVGEALATKLVQLGHAVKMGARSATNEKAAAWVKNASGNAKGASHGTFAEAASFGEVVLNCTSGAVSLEALQAAGPEALRGKILIDVANPLGAPDHGLPILGLAGKDSLGEQIQRAFPETRVVKTLNTINVDVMVNPRAIAGGDHALFLCGNDAAAKASVRELLATFGWKEFIDLGDITAARGTESYLPLWLRLMKSLGTAAFNIKVVR, from the coding sequence ATGAACATCGGGATCATTGGGACGGGGATGGTGGGCGAGGCGCTGGCAACCAAGTTGGTCCAGCTCGGGCACGCCGTGAAGATGGGCGCGCGGTCGGCGACGAACGAGAAGGCAGCGGCGTGGGTGAAGAACGCCAGCGGCAACGCGAAGGGTGCATCGCACGGGACGTTCGCGGAGGCTGCAAGCTTTGGCGAGGTGGTTCTCAATTGCACGAGCGGGGCGGTGTCGCTCGAGGCGCTGCAGGCCGCGGGGCCGGAGGCGCTGCGCGGCAAGATCCTCATCGACGTGGCGAACCCGCTCGGAGCACCGGATCACGGACTTCCCATTCTCGGGCTCGCGGGCAAAGACTCGTTGGGCGAGCAGATTCAGCGTGCGTTTCCGGAGACGCGGGTGGTCAAGACGCTCAACACGATCAACGTCGACGTCATGGTGAATCCGCGCGCGATTGCCGGTGGCGACCATGCGCTGTTTCTCTGTGGAAACGATGCCGCGGCCAAGGCCTCGGTGCGGGAACTTTTGGCGACCTTCGGGTGGAAGGAGTTCATCGATCTGGGCGATATCACCGCGGCACGCGGAACGGAGTCGTACTTGCCGCTCTGGCTGCGGCTCATGAAGTCGCTGGGGACGGCGGCGTTCAACATCAAGGTCGTGCGCTGA
- a CDS encoding helix-turn-helix domain-containing protein, protein MTDAPNSPRRTLGDLLRKARVRAGATPEAIAERAGVGASWYGWVEEGRNIGLSATALRWICDALELLPGPRARVFELAGLGKALALATVRAEPVPASLRRLLDGLALYPAYVTGRRLDVLAWNEACEALFRCSTIAPERRNSFVFLFTQPDVRELMDNWEEQARAAVEELRAAIEASPADPWLLEVPELLLPRSAEFQTFWTHEPLQPLLASGRKVFNKGALGKLVFQAENLSTRDAPDLCVRIYVPDEATQPKAQALLAQHRRDALAKKKAGQYEVVRTLKEHLDACYAREVPLDELAALVGMNKFAMVRAFTGEVGFPPHAYQVLLRIHHARLLLRAGTTAAATATAVGFADQSHLNRHFKRIEGMTPGEYGRRARRLHEELSARP, encoded by the coding sequence GTGACCGACGCACCGAATTCCCCGCGCCGCACGTTGGGTGACCTTTTGCGCAAGGCGCGCGTGCGCGCCGGCGCCACCCCGGAGGCCATCGCCGAGAGGGCAGGGGTCGGAGCCTCGTGGTACGGCTGGGTGGAGGAGGGCCGCAACATCGGCCTCTCCGCCACGGCGCTGCGTTGGATCTGCGACGCCCTCGAGCTCTTGCCGGGCCCGCGGGCGCGCGTTTTCGAGCTGGCGGGCCTGGGCAAAGCGCTCGCCCTCGCCACCGTCCGCGCCGAGCCGGTGCCCGCGAGCCTGCGCCGCTTGCTCGATGGTCTCGCGCTCTACCCGGCGTACGTGACCGGCCGGCGGCTCGACGTTCTCGCCTGGAACGAGGCCTGCGAAGCGCTCTTTCGCTGCTCCACCATCGCGCCGGAGCGGCGAAACTCGTTCGTGTTCCTCTTCACGCAGCCCGACGTGCGCGAGCTCATGGACAACTGGGAGGAGCAGGCCCGTGCGGCCGTGGAGGAACTGCGCGCGGCCATCGAAGCATCGCCGGCCGACCCATGGCTTCTCGAGGTGCCGGAGCTGCTCTTGCCGCGCAGCGCCGAGTTCCAAACTTTCTGGACGCACGAACCTTTGCAGCCGCTCCTGGCCTCGGGCCGAAAGGTCTTCAACAAGGGCGCCCTCGGCAAGCTGGTCTTCCAGGCCGAAAACCTGAGCACGCGCGACGCGCCGGATCTGTGCGTGCGCATCTACGTGCCGGACGAGGCCACGCAGCCGAAGGCGCAGGCGCTCCTCGCGCAGCACCGCCGCGATGCCCTGGCGAAGAAAAAGGCCGGCCAGTACGAGGTCGTGCGCACGCTCAAGGAGCACCTCGACGCCTGCTACGCGCGGGAGGTGCCCCTCGATGAATTGGCGGCGCTGGTCGGGATGAACAAGTTCGCCATGGTACGCGCCTTCACCGGCGAAGTCGGCTTCCCGCCGCATGCCTACCAGGTGCTTCTACGCATCCACCACGCGCGCCTTCTTCTTCGAGCGGGCACCACGGCGGCGGCGACGGCCACCGCGGTGGGTTTCGCCGATCAGAGCCACTTGAATCGCCACTTCAAGCGCATCGAGGGCATGACCCCCGGAGAATACGGTCGCCGAGCGCGCCGCCTTCACGAGGAACTCAGCGCACGACCTTGA
- a CDS encoding metal/formaldehyde-sensitive transcriptional repressor, whose product MAHTARNKVKLLQRVRRIKGQIEAVERALEEERECGEVMQLLAACRGAIGSLTAEVLEGHVRSHMVDPDGKNAKSRAARELIDVVKTYMR is encoded by the coding sequence ATGGCCCACACAGCACGCAACAAAGTGAAGCTCCTGCAGCGCGTACGTCGCATCAAAGGCCAAATCGAGGCCGTCGAACGCGCCTTGGAAGAAGAGCGCGAGTGCGGCGAGGTGATGCAGCTGCTCGCCGCGTGCCGCGGTGCCATCGGGAGCCTCACCGCCGAGGTGCTCGAGGGGCACGTCCGCTCGCACATGGTGGATCCCGACGGCAAGAACGCCAAGTCGCGCGCCGCCCGCGAGCTGATCGACGTGGTGAAGACGTACATGCGATGA
- the dmeF gene encoding CDF family Co(II)/Ni(II) efflux transporter DmeF, whose product MVSLVDRLRHEHDHGARASEHETRTRWVVALTCLMMVGELLVGYWSHSLALTADGWHMATHAGALGMASFAYWFARTRSREAVFSFGTGKVHALAGYTSAVLLAVVALWMMYESAVRLRAPVPVAFGEALPVAIVGLLVNLASVKLLDHGHDHDHHDDHDHDHHHGDHNLRAAYLHVLADAFTSLLAIFALVGGRYLGWWFLDPLMGVVGGVVIARWSLGLCRGAAKQLLDMVPSRELAARVRKHLEEVPGTRVVDLHLWELGPHAQACLATVISEEQRSPLDYGELLRQREGLAHVTIEVHQA is encoded by the coding sequence ATGGTATCTTTGGTCGATAGGCTCCGTCACGAACACGACCACGGCGCCCGGGCTTCGGAGCACGAAACGCGCACGCGATGGGTCGTTGCGCTCACGTGCCTCATGATGGTGGGCGAGCTTCTCGTCGGCTATTGGAGCCATTCGCTGGCCCTCACCGCGGATGGATGGCACATGGCCACGCACGCCGGGGCGCTGGGCATGGCCTCGTTTGCCTACTGGTTCGCGCGCACGCGCTCACGCGAAGCGGTGTTCAGCTTTGGAACGGGCAAGGTGCACGCACTGGCGGGCTACACGAGCGCCGTTCTCCTGGCGGTCGTCGCTCTGTGGATGATGTACGAGTCGGCGGTGCGCTTGCGCGCGCCCGTGCCCGTGGCCTTCGGCGAGGCGCTTCCCGTCGCGATCGTCGGGCTCCTGGTAAACCTCGCCAGCGTCAAGCTTTTGGATCATGGCCACGATCACGATCATCATGACGACCATGATCACGATCACCATCATGGCGATCACAATTTGCGCGCGGCCTACCTGCACGTGCTCGCGGATGCGTTCACCAGCCTGCTCGCGATTTTCGCGCTGGTGGGCGGCAGGTACCTGGGTTGGTGGTTCCTCGATCCGTTGATGGGCGTGGTGGGCGGCGTTGTAATTGCACGGTGGAGCCTGGGGCTTTGCCGTGGGGCGGCGAAGCAGCTGCTCGACATGGTGCCTTCGCGGGAGCTCGCGGCACGGGTGCGGAAGCACTTGGAGGAGGTGCCGGGAACGCGCGTGGTGGATCTTCACCTGTGGGAGCTGGGCCCGCATGCGCAGGCGTGCCTGGCCACGGTCATCTCGGAGGAGCAGCGTTCACCGCTCGACTACGGCGAGCTGCTGCGGCAGCGCGAAGGGCTCGCCCACGTCACCATCGAGGTGCATCAAGCTTGA